The following proteins are co-located in the Carassius carassius chromosome 39, fCarCar2.1, whole genome shotgun sequence genome:
- the aldoab gene encoding aldolase a, fructose-bisphosphate, b, translated as MPHAYPFLSPDQKKELSDIAQRIVAPGKGILAADESTGSVAKRFQSINAENTEENRRLYRQLLFTADDCILPCIGGVILFHETLYQKTDDGKPFPQLIKERGMVVGIKVDKGVVPLAGTNGETTTQGLDGLYERCAQYKKDGADFAKWRCVLKITPTTPSNLAIIENANVLARYASICQMHGIVPIVEPEILPDGDHDLKRCQYVTEKVLAAVYKALSDHHVYLEGTLLKPNMVTAGHSSSHKYAPQEIAMATVTALRRTVPPAVPGITFLSGGQSEEEASINLSAINQCPLIKPWALTFSYGRALQASALKAWGGKKENGKACQEEFVKRAINNSAAAVGKYVSKGDTGAVAGESLFVANHAY; from the exons ATGCCTCATGCATATCCATTCCTAAGCCCTGAtcagaagaaagagctgagcGATATTGCTCAGAGAATTGTTGCTCCTGGAAAGGGAATTCTTGCAGCTGATGAATCCACAG GCAGCGTAGCAAAGCGCTTCCAGAGCATCAACGCTGAGAACACAGAGGAGAACAGGAGGTTGTACCGTCAGTTGCTTTTCACCGCTGATGACTGCATCCTGCCCTGCATTGGAGGAGTCATCCTTTTCCATGAGACTCTCTATCAGAAGACTGATGATGGCAAGCCTTTCCCTCAGCTGATTAAGGAGAGAGGCATGGTGGTAGGAATCAAGGTGGACAAGGGTGTGGTACCTCTGGCTGGCACCAATGGAGAAACAACCACACAGG GTCTGGATGGGCTGTACGAGCGCTGCGCTCAGTATAAAAAAGATGGTGCTGACTTTGCTAAATGGCGCTGCGTGTTGAAGATCACCCCCACAACTCCATCCAATCTTGCTATTATTGAGAATGCCAATGTACTTGCCCGCTATGCCAGCATCTGCCAGATG CATGGAATTGTGCCCATTGTGGAGCCTGAAATCCTGCCTGATGGTGACCATGATCTGAAGAGGTGCCAGTATGTGACTGAGAAGGTCCTGGCAGCTGTGTACAAGGCTCTTTCAGACCACCACGTGTACCTGGAAGGAACCCTGCTGAAACCCAACATGGTGACCGCTGGTCACTCTAGCTCCCACAAGTATGCCCCTCAAGAAATTGCCATGGCAACTGTCACTGCCCTGCGTCGCACTGTTCCCCCTGCCGTTCCCG GCATTACCTTCCTGTCCGGAGGCCAGAGTGAGGAGGAGGCCTCAATCAATCTGAGTGCCATTAACCAGTGTCCCCTAATCAAACCCTGGGCCCTAACCTTCTCTTACGGTCGTGCCCTGCAAGCCTCCGCACTGAAAGCCTGGGGGGGAAAGAAGGAGAATGGCAAGGCCTGCCAGGAGGAATTTGTCAAGAGAGCCATA AACAACAGCGCAGCAGCCGTTGGAAAATATGTCTCCAAAGGAGACACCGGAGCAGTGGCAGGCGAGTCTCTGTTTGTGGCCAACCATGCTTATTGA